GGTCCGGCTCTTCCGGTTTGGTCATACACCAGGGCATATTTTCACTGGAAGAAGTTCCGCAATGTCCGCGCTCTTTTTAAGAATGCTATAAGGAAGATGTCCGGCCCGGTAAAGGTCCTGGATGTGGGTTGCGGTTTCGGCCAATATGTTTTCGCTTTAGACCGGGAATTCGGTAAAGAGCGCAAGCTGGAATTTCAGGGAGTAGATATCGACCCGGTCAACTTGTATTGCTGCGGATTGAAGAAAGATAAATATAAGGCGGATAACGTATCATTCGGTTTGGGCAACGCGGAATCCCTGGCGTTTGCTGATGGCAGTTTTGATATTATTATTTCTACCGAGCTGTTGGAGCATTTGAAAGAGCCGGGCCGCGCTTTAGCCGAGTTTTACCGGGTTTTGAAGCCGGACGGAACAGCTATTATCACAACCCCCAATGATTCTAATATGGTGGTCAGGCTAAAGAATATGTTTGGGCGGATATTCCGGAGAAAAACGTCTGATAGGATGAATGAGGCTGATAGCGAGGCCTCAAAAGCCGAGTATCGCAAGGTCGGTTTTGGCCATATTTCAGTTAAAGGCCTGCGGGAATGGATCAGGATATTGTCTGATTCTGGTTTTAAGACCGAGCATATTAAGAGAGGGAGCTTATTATTGGGAACGCCGCGGCAGGATGTTAAAAGAGTTATCGCGGGATTGTTCATCCTGGCCGAAGTTATCCTGGACAGGCTTCCTTTCCTGAGGAATTTATCCGAGGATGTTATTCTCGGCGCAAGGAAGCGAAATCAGCCATAAAACATTTATTTGTAACCTTCGGTATCGCACGCGGTTCGGTACAACGTCTGCAGGGTTTGGGTTAAATAACGCTCGTTGACCGGGCCGAAGTCATTGGCTTTATCCGGGTCATTCATCAAAGAGGCGATAGTCGGGCGGAAATAGCTTATATTACCGCAGCAGCCGTTAATATAATTAACGCGCGAAACTTTTCCTGCCAGATCACCCCACCAGTTCTTCGCTTCTTCTTCAGTAACAGCGCAGTTAGGCGGACCGGGCTGACAAAGAGCTGCTTGGCTATTCAAGCCTTCATCGCGTAAACCCAAAGAATGACCCAACTCGTGCAGGAATCCTTTGGTAAAACTATCCGCGCTGCCATACCTGGATCTGCCTAATATAATTAAAGAAACTTTTGATATCTCCGACAATTCCGCGCAGGAAACCCCGCCTTTAGCGTCAATGAGCACTAATTTATAAGCTGATTTAATTGAATGCCCGGTCCTGTTCAATAGGGCTCTGTTGATTTTAAGCGGGGGTATGCCTTGGCTTCTCTGAAGAAATTGTTTTTGTTCTTCCGGGGAAAGAACTAACCGAAAAAAGCTGATCCTGTTTGAAATATCCTTAAAGGGCGCGGTTTTCTTTAGCCTGGAAGCGATGGCTATAGTATCTTCTATAAATATTTTCTCACTTTGGTAATTGACAGGGCAGAAAACGAGATTAAGGCAGGATTCTTTAGAAAAACAACATGTGGGGATAAATAGGAATAATAAAACCCAAGTTGTTTTCATTATATTGAAAATAAGGGCAAAGTTATTTCACGCAAACACGCACCGTGCGGCCCACCGCCACCGGGTGGTAGGCGCTGGCCGTGTCAGCCCAGTTGCAGTAGTAGTGACCGGAGCAGCCAACCGACACCGGTTCACTATAAATAGCTGTGCTGGTCCAGCCAGCAGGACAAGCCTGCGGAACACAGGAGCCATCCCAGCCGTGATTAGCACCCGCGGTGTAATCCGTGCCCCAGGCGCAGGAAAGCTGAATTACCGTGGTTCCTCCTCCTGCCTGGGCTACCCAGGATGAGCCGTTGGAATGATAAAGATTATCATTTGTTGATGAGTAAGCTAATTGGCCTTCCTCGCCCCTGACCCAGTTCGCGGGGTTTCCGGATTGCGGGGTAAGGCGGATATCTCCATTCCTATTGGGTTGGTCCAGTTCGCTCATCTGGCCGTCATTATTTGTATCTCCGACTGCCAGCCTGTTGGTTTGCAGTTTGTCATAACTGCCGAAAGGGGAAGGGTAGAAGGTGGTGAGGGTTATGCTCTCATCTGCGGCGAGGACAATGCTTACCAGGGCAATGATAAGCAAAGGCAGGAGCATGG
This portion of the Candidatus Omnitrophota bacterium genome encodes:
- a CDS encoding class I SAM-dependent methyltransferase, producing MIDTENRMVELVDRALLGPALPVWSYTRAYFHWKKFRNVRALFKNAIRKMSGPVKVLDVGCGFGQYVFALDREFGKERKLEFQGVDIDPVNLYCCGLKKDKYKADNVSFGLGNAESLAFADGSFDIIISTELLEHLKEPGRALAEFYRVLKPDGTAIITTPNDSNMVVRLKNMFGRIFRRKTSDRMNEADSEASKAEYRKVGFGHISVKGLREWIRILSDSGFKTEHIKRGSLLLGTPRQDVKRVIAGLFILAEVILDRLPFLRNLSEDVILGARKRNQP